The DNA segment TAATTGATGTTAATTGCTGTACTTAACTTGTGTTTAAAAGAGTATTTTAATTGTAGCGATCGCTACTCTATACACTTTGGGTTTCATCTCTTTAAACTTATTACCTGTTACCAAAAATTTTTCCCTAAAACTATAATTATTGAGTATGATTTAATTTCCTGTTGCCGGAAAATTATAAGTTTGATTGAAAGTTCATCATTGAGTAATGTTACTATGAAAGCATTTTCCATCATTGCAATTATTGTAGTCAGTGTACTGAGCTACGTTCCATCAGAGGTGATGGGCGAAATCCCACCAGCGATCGCACTACCCCAAAATGGTAATATTAACCAGGAGAATTTGCCAGAAACTATCATTGAACGCCATGAGGCTGCGGCTCTAACCACAGAACCAGTGACAATCAATAGTCAGTGGAATAGTGTCACAAAACAACCTCAAAATCTTCAAGAAACTTCTATTCCCCTAGAACAGAAAAAAGGATGTGAAAGTCTCAGCCCGTTTGATTTACTCAATAATCCAGATGCTCTTTTTAAAGAATGTGTCAATCCCGCAGATAATCGCACACCACAACGTGTTGAGCCAGTAGAGTATTTAAAAGTCCCCGGACTTGATTCTGGTGTGAAGGTAAATGTTACTAAATTTTAAATACAAGGTAAATAAAATAAAAATAAGTTTCTCGTATTAAAAATTCCATTTGGCTGTTAAAACTGCGATAGCGAGTGGTAGGTGTAGGCGAAGGATAAGCATCAATTCCCAAATTTCTTGCCATTAAAACGGCTCGTTTTAGGTGCAATGGATCACTGATAATCAAAAATTTGGTAGGTTTTTCATTAGTACCCACCACTTCTATCGCATTTTTAAGATTTTGGTAAGTTGTCCGAGACTGAGTTTCTGTTAAGACGTCGGCTGCTTTTACTCCTCTAGCTATGGCGTAATTTCTGCCAACAATAGCCTCAGCCAGTTCGTTAATCTCTCCCACTCCACCAGTAAAAATAATCTTACTAATAGCCCCATTTTTATATAGATTAATGGCATGGTTAATTCGTTCTCGAAAAACAGGTGATGGTTCTTCCCCCCAAACTGCTGCACCTAGAACTATTGCTGCATCTGCTTTGTTATTGTAACTATTGCTTCCATAGGAATAAATACTAATTGCTGTAGATGAAATAGCAAATAATAGTGCAGATATGATAGTAATTAATATCCGAAAAAGCCATTTTTTAGGAACATTCTTGAGCATAAAGTTGGTGATATCAAGGGTTGAGCATAAGCAACACACCATCCAAGATTTTCGGTGCTTTGGGATGAACGCTCATAAGGCATCCTGGAGTGACCAGCATAATCTATCATTTTAGCCTTGCCACGCCACCACATTTTTCCTTAACTGAACCGTATTGACCGATATATAGGAATCCGATTTGATTATTGTTGGCGTAGCCTGCGCTTACGCATAAAAATCTTAGTATCTGTAGGGGTGGGCATTGCCCAGCAGAACCTTGATACGGTGGGCAATGCCCACCCTACATAATATTTCAGAAATCAAGTATGAATCCTATAGCTTTCTCTACGCCCCGCAAGTGTGGGACATTTTTGGTGGTTGAAAGTTCCTTACGCCTGACTTTTGAAGTCAGACATAAATATTCTTTCCATAATAATATTTATTTGGGTGTACTTACTTTGGATAGCTCGGAATTGCTCAAGAGCGTACAACTATCTAAAGTATGAGAAAATATCTGGAAAATATGAC comes from the Nostoc sp. PCC 7120 = FACHB-418 genome and includes:
- a CDS encoding YdcF family protein, which produces MLKNVPKKWLFRILITIISALLFAISSTAISIYSYGSNSYNNKADAAIVLGAAVWGEEPSPVFRERINHAINLYKNGAISKIIFTGGVGEINELAEAIVGRNYAIARGVKAADVLTETQSRTTYQNLKNAIEVVGTNEKPTKFLIISDPLHLKRAVLMARNLGIDAYPSPTPTTRYRSFNSQMEFLIRETYFYFIYLVFKI